In one Molothrus aeneus isolate 106 chromosome 8, BPBGC_Maene_1.0, whole genome shotgun sequence genomic region, the following are encoded:
- the FFAR4 gene encoding LOW QUALITY PROTEIN: free fatty acid receptor 4 (The sequence of the model RefSeq protein was modified relative to this genomic sequence to represent the inferred CDS: inserted 2 bases in 1 codon) yields the protein MVDGRVTPRVVQKHCPSPAPRGTPVLYCSHVESLSPHQMIGLPGEPSRPGLALDEVAGPGHGDGSVLTHTLSREVSGSPSPPPHALRPRLCGTSGAAVVVGSAALPLGLVQPPPVGXSCPLATLMPVSKGTPGWNKTYFPFFSDLRGHNVTALRIGESCALVFIFLLSLAGNIWGICLLVRRHRRLCAANCLVLNLFCADLLFITAMPFIAVVRWTESWVLGNFVCHLLFYAVSLSGTVILLSLSAVSLERFVSIARLRHATFRRRKVLAAALLLIWGLAALATLPLCCFFTVVRLPAPAGQDIHICTLDWPSTAGETVWDTTFAIVFFLIPGFIIVISYSKILQITKASRRSLNAGLAYPEHHQIRVSRQDYKLFRALFLLMISFFIMWTPIIVIIFLILVQNFKKDLNILPSVFFWISLFTFANSAVNPILYNVAYFRRKCQEIFLCCTGNPERHRAGTETTARRSNHEQPHLSFITR from the exons ATGGTTGATGGCAGGGTCACACCCAGGGTAGTGCAGAAGCACTGCCCGTCACCTGCTCCCCGTGGCACTCCGGTTTTGTACTGCTCACACGTGGAATCACTCTCACCTCATCAAATGAT AGGCCTGCCTGGGGAGCCGAGCAGACCAGGGCTGGCACTCGATGAGGTGGCTGGGCCTGGGCATGGCGATGGCAGCGTGCTGACCCACACCCTGTCCAGGGAGGTGTCGGGCAGCCCCTCACCACCACCCCACGCACTGCGGCCTCGCCTTTGT GGCACCTCAGGTGCCGCCGTGGTGGTTGGGAGCGCAGCCCTTCCTTTAGGGCTGGTGCAACCACCCCCGGTGGG CTCATGCCCACTGGCCACCCTCATGCCCGTGTCCAAGGGCACACCAGGATGGAATAAGACCTATTTCCCCTTCTTCTCGGACTTGAGGGGCCACAATGTGACGGCCCTGCGCATCGGCGAGTCCTGTGCCCTGGTCTTCATCTTCCTGCTGTCGTTGGCGGGAAACATCTGGGGCATCTGCCTGCTGGTGAGGCGGCACCGCCGGCTCTGCGCCGCCAACTGCCTCGTCCTCAACCTCTTCTGCGCCGACCTGCTCTTCATCACTGCCATGCCCTTCATCGCCGTCGTGCGCTGGACCGAGTCCTGGGTGCTGGGCAATTTCGTTTGCCACCTGCTCTTCTATGCGGTGAGCTTGAGCGGCACCGtcatcctcctctccctgtcGGCCGTCAGCCTGGAGCGCTTCGTCAGCATCGCCCGGCTGCGCCACGCCACCTTCCGCCGCCGCAAGGTGCTGGCCGCCGCCTTGCTCCTCATCTGGGGCCTCGCCGCCCTCGCCACCCTCCcgctctgctgcttcttcacCGTGGTGCGGCTGCCCGCCCCCGCCGGCCAG GACATTCATATTTGCACCCTGGATtggcccagcactgcaggcGAAACAGTCTGGGATACGACCTTTgccattgttttctttctgatacCGGGATTCATCATTGTCATCAGTTATTCCAAAATCTTACAG ATTACAAAAGCATCAAGAAGAAGTTTAAATGCTGGTTTAGCCTACCCAGAACATCATCAGATTCGTGTTTCCCGGCAAGACTACAAACTATTCCGAGCCCTTTTTCTGTTGATGATCTCTTTCTTCATTATGTGGACTCCAATaatagtaattatttttttaattttagttcaGAACTTCaaaaaagatttaaatattttgccatCAGTTTTCTTCTGGATATCATTATTCACTTTTGCCAACTCTGCTGTCAATCCAATTCTGTATAATGTTGCCTATTTCAGACGTAAATGTCAGGAAATTTTTCTCTGTTGTACAGGGAACCCTGAAAGGCATAGAGCAGGTACAGAAACCACTGCAAGAAGAAGTAACCATGAACAGCCACATTTGTCTTTCATTACCAGATAA